In Acanthopagrus latus isolate v.2019 chromosome 16, fAcaLat1.1, whole genome shotgun sequence, one DNA window encodes the following:
- the clec14a gene encoding C-type lectin domain family 14 member A, whose protein sequence is MASWFCWIWTVLILFTNTSSEPASPPRYTLHHTKVSFDRAMEVCFPGVLTTITTEQEAAEILQVVSGSSHNENQSTFWVGLRKVKKECVVPTLPLRGFKWTEDGSEETQVSRWTEEPKPTCTNMRCAALRVEYGGLTNTKWGLIPVSCKNQNQFICKLTDRLTGVTLKSAAPEPEPEPKHDPATPEPETEPETAPSALKTPEPDTVSVEPHKPHPKTATQRPEPTGPELQEPEPDPGSDPELESDSCEKTPLPRVDGARYLALDSDNSSRIKVECWSSAPVDLHCSGRPAVWRLPDDSPANLTTVCQPCGPCRHTCVNIEGSFRCVCTDKDGKHHNADSPECVSPTDNSLLLWVLVAVAAVVLVLVVVVAVTVKCCLMRRSKKRAMRRAEKMAMKSKGGKDSFETANEKAAR, encoded by the coding sequence ATGGCGTCCTGGTTCTGCTGGATCTGGACGGTTCTCATCCTGTTCACAAACACCTCGTCTGAGCCGGCTTCTCCACCACGCTACACCCTCCATCACACCAAGGTCAGCTTCGACCGCGCCATGGAGGTCTGCTTCCCCGGCGTcctcaccaccatcaccaccgaGCAGGAGGCCGCCGAGATCCTCCAGGTCGTGTCCGGGTCATCTCACAATGAGAATCAGTCCACCTTCTGGGTCGGACTGAGGAAGGTCAAGAAAGAGTGTGTGGTTCCCACGCTGCCGCTGAGAGGCTTCAAGTGGACTGAGGACGGCAGCGAGGAGACGCAGGTGAGCCGTTGGACCGAGGAGCCCAAACCGACCTGCACCAACATGCGCTGTGCCGCCCTGAGGGTGGAGTATGGCGGGTTGACAAACACCAAGTGGGGTCTGATCCCTGTCAGCTGTAAGAACCAGAACCAGTTCATCTGTAAGCTGACTGATAGACTGACAGGAGTGACACTGAAATCTGCtgcaccagaaccagaaccagaaccaaaacaTGACCCAGCTACACCTGAACCAGAAACTGAACCAGAAACTGCTCCATCAGCTCTAAAAACACCAGAACCAGACACTGTTTCAGTGGAACCACATAAACCTCACCCAAAAACTGCTACACAGAGACCAGAACCAACTGGACCTGAGCTGCAGGAACCTGAACCTGATCCTGGTTCTGACCCAGAGCTGGAGTCCGACTCTTGTGAGAAAACCCCCCTGCCCAGGGTCGATGGAGCACGCTACCTGGCTCTGGACTCGGACAACAGCAGTAGGATCAAGGTGGAGTGCTGGTCCTCGGCCCCAGTGGATCTCCACTGTTCGGGCCGACCCGCCGTGTGGCGTCTGCCAGACGACTCGCCTGCCAACCTCACCACTGTCTGCCAGCCGTGTGGCCCCTGCAGGCACACCTGTGTGAACATAGAGGGCTCCTTCAGGTGCGTCTGCACCGACAAGGACGGGAAACACCACAACGCAGACTCGCCAGAGTGCGTGAGTCCGACAGACAACAGCCTGCTGTTGTGGGTCCTTGTTGCCGTGGCAgcggtggtgctggtgctggtggtggttgTCGCGGTGACAGTAAAGTGCTGCCTGATGAGGCGGTCGAAGAAACGTGCCATGAGGAGGGCAGAGAAGATGGCGATGAAGAGCAAGGGTGGAAAGGACTCCTTTGAAACAGCCAATGAGAAGGCAGCGAGATGA